A DNA window from Fragaria vesca subsp. vesca linkage group LG3, FraVesHawaii_1.0, whole genome shotgun sequence contains the following coding sequences:
- the LOC101312813 gene encoding reticuline oxidase-like protein-like: MAIRRLSQLLLPILLVLSVSCIASASSSAPDNFVSCLLSHSLPSHPIGPAIYTPNNASYSSVLESYIRNLRFNESYTRKPYLIITALHVSHVQQVILCAQKHNLQMKIRSGGHDYEGVSYVAEVPFFILDLFNLRTINVDIKTETAWVQAGATLGEVYYRIHEKSKVHGFPAGVCPTVGVGGLFSGGGYGVMLRKYGLSVDNIVDAQIVDVHGRLLDRKSMGEDLFWAITGGGGASFGVVIAYKINLVPVPETVTVFKVIRTLEQNATDIVYHWQYVAHKLDNDLFIRLTMDVVNVTGSQTGEKTLRATFMALFLGDSARLLSVMNKSFPELGLKQSDCQEMSWVESTLFWTSFPNGTALDALLRRDPQVLTHLKRKSDYVKQPIPKAGLKWIIQKMIELQTPMLTFNPYGGRMAEIAASAKPFPHRAGNLWKVQYATNWNASGSEAAEKYIDLTRKLFKYMTPFVSKNPREAFFNYKDLDIGINHNDKGSYFEGRVYGVKYFKENFDKLVLIKTKVDPGNFFRNEQSIPTLPY, from the coding sequence ATGGCAATTCGAAGGCTTTCGCAGCTCTTGCTACCTATTCTTCTTGTTCTATCCGTTTCTTGCATAGCCTCAGCTTCATCCTCAGCCCCTGACAACTTTGTTTCATGTCTTCTAAGCCATTCGCTCCCTTCTCACCCAATCGGTCCAGCAATTTACACTCCCAACAATGCTTCATACTCCTCCGTTTTGGAATCCTACATCCGAAACCTCCGATTCAACGAATCATACACCCGAAAACCTTACCTCATCATCACTGCGTTGCATGTATCTCATGTCCAACAAGTCATTCTTTGTGCTCAGAAGCACAACTTACAGATGAAAATTAGAAGCGGAGGCCACGATTACGAGGGTGTGTCGTATGTGGCTGAAGTCCCATTCTTCATCCTCGACCTCTTTAATCTCCGAACCATCAATGTAGACATCAAAACCGAGACTGCATGGGTCCAGGCCGGTGCTACTCTAGGCGAAGTTTACTACAGAATTCACGAGAAAAGCAAAGTCCATGGATTTCCGGCCGGTGTTTGCCCCACAGTCGGTGTTGGAGGACTCTTCAGTGGCGGTGGATATGGTGTCATGTTGAGAAAGTACGGCTTGTCAGTTGATAACATAGTCGATGCACAAATAGTTGATGTGCATGGAAGACTTCTTGATCGAAAATCTATGGGAGAAGACCTCTTTTGGGCCATAACCGGAGGCGGAGGAGCCAGCTTTGGAGTGGTTATCGCGTACAAGATCAACCTTGTACCCGTCCCAGAAACCGTTACTGTTTTCAAGGTTATAAGAACCTTGGAACAGAACGCTACGGACATTGTGTACCATTGGCAATATGTCGCACATAAGCTTGACAATGACTTGTTCATCAGGCTTACCATGGATGTTGTCAATGTAACTGGCTCCCAAACTGGAGAAAAGACACTAAGAGCTACATTCATGGCCTTGTTTCTTGGAGACTCCGCGAGACTACTCTCGGTGATGAACAAGAGTTTCCCTGAGTTGGGTTTGAAGCAATCTGATTGCCAAGAAATGAGTTGGGTTGAATCGACCCTTTTCTGGACAAGCTTCCCAAATGGGACAGCTCTGGACGCTTTGCTTCGTAGAGATCCTCAAGTACTTACCCACTTAAAGAGGAAATCGGACTACGTCAAGCAGCCAATTCCGAAAGCTGGTTTGAAGTGGATTATTCAGAAAATGATCGAGTTGCAGACGCCCATGTTGACTTTCAATCCTTACGGCGGAAGAATGGCTGAGATTGCAGCATCTGCAAAGCCTTTTCCACATAGAGCTGGGAATCTCTGGAAGGTTCAGTATGCAACAAACTGGAACGCTTCTGGGTCCGAAGCTGCGGAGAAATATATCGATTTGACGAGGAAGTTGTTCAAGTACATGACTCCTTTTGTTTCCAAGAACCCGAGAGAGGCGTTCTTCAACTATAAAGATCTTGACATTGGGATCAACCACAATGACAAGGGAAGCTACTTTGAGGGAAGAGTTTATGGTGTCAAATATTTCAAGGAAAATTTCGATAAGTTGGTGCTTATTAAGACCAAGGTTGATCCAGGTAATTTCTTTAGGAATGAACAAAGTATCCCTACTCTTCCATACTAA